Proteins co-encoded in one Dysgonomonadaceae bacterium zrk40 genomic window:
- a CDS encoding ShlB/FhaC/HecB family hemolysin secretion/activation protein, with protein sequence MRQTALSENPGFLTVTHLKLLALLEEEKAEVSLLDTSRKNGPPARPASSWWGFLACGPLAIVGLFAHADTALAQTAERIEQTVAGQTTILERFTPPQRIGTVDIKVQDQRKRTPEKDAAQVRFTLNSLTVEGAETLSDAAFSDLWQGMTGKVITLADLYRIAAEIDARYLSAGYLAMTVVPVQDFSSGKITLRVYESYVETLEVNSTIPDIRERLAPYIDRIIAMRPIRIKEAERILLLMSDLGGLDIEGTLIRPETPQGGGTLRLDIGFDRASAAAGLDNLGTDEVGPLELSGNVTVNDMLGLFDTLSLVGVTIPDTPQEMIFLQASQDIPIGFNGLSAGYDLSYITQKPGGDLKADDIHIESVIGTARLDYPFIRTIDQSLFGRIEVNLRNDRVDVMGARAAREQTRWAAMSLTYDRQSGPTAFLTTAEFGQGLGQETALPEVPEDYRFARLNFDIAHDLGADTAIRLRSAGQYSPTPLPAAAQFSLGGDPYGWAFDGGTLSGASGAAAALELSHDIETGWSALPGLTWTTFADYGVVWNEDASADYARDALGSVGVGVSGMLAEKMSFQLIAAVPWYSPDDGEDEGLRVFFRLGLPL encoded by the coding sequence ATGCGTCAAACAGCCCTGTCAGAGAATCCCGGTTTCTTGACGGTAACGCACCTGAAATTGCTTGCACTGCTCGAAGAGGAAAAGGCTGAGGTCAGCCTTCTGGATACATCGCGCAAAAACGGTCCTCCCGCGCGCCCGGCTTCGTCATGGTGGGGGTTTCTCGCCTGTGGTCCGCTGGCGATCGTCGGCCTCTTCGCGCATGCCGACACGGCGCTCGCGCAAACCGCGGAGCGGATCGAGCAGACGGTGGCCGGCCAGACGACCATTCTCGAGCGCTTCACCCCGCCGCAGCGTATCGGCACGGTCGATATCAAGGTCCAGGACCAGCGCAAGCGCACCCCCGAAAAGGATGCCGCCCAGGTACGCTTCACGCTGAATTCCCTGACGGTCGAGGGCGCGGAGACGCTTTCCGACGCAGCATTTTCCGATCTCTGGCAGGGCATGACGGGCAAGGTCATCACGCTAGCCGATCTCTATCGGATCGCCGCGGAGATCGACGCCCGGTACCTGAGCGCGGGCTATCTCGCCATGACCGTCGTGCCGGTCCAGGATTTTTCCTCCGGCAAGATCACGCTCCGCGTCTATGAAAGCTATGTCGAGACGCTGGAAGTCAACAGCACCATTCCGGACATCCGCGAGCGGCTTGCGCCCTATATCGACCGGATCATCGCGATGCGCCCGATCCGGATCAAGGAGGCCGAGCGCATCCTGCTGCTGATGAGCGACCTCGGCGGGCTCGATATCGAAGGGACGCTGATCCGGCCGGAGACCCCGCAAGGCGGCGGAACGTTGCGCCTCGACATCGGTTTCGACCGCGCCTCGGCCGCAGCCGGGCTCGACAATCTCGGGACCGATGAGGTCGGCCCGCTGGAACTCTCCGGCAATGTCACCGTCAACGACATGCTGGGGCTTTTCGACACATTGAGCCTCGTCGGCGTCACGATTCCCGACACGCCGCAGGAGATGATTTTTCTTCAGGCATCGCAGGATATCCCGATCGGCTTCAACGGCCTGTCCGCCGGATACGACCTTTCCTACATCACCCAGAAACCCGGAGGCGACCTGAAGGCCGACGATATTCATATCGAGTCCGTGATCGGCACGGCGCGGCTCGACTATCCCTTCATCCGCACCATCGACCAGAGCCTTTTCGGCAGGATCGAGGTCAATCTGCGCAATGACCGCGTCGATGTGATGGGCGCCCGGGCGGCGCGCGAGCAGACCCGCTGGGCGGCCATGTCGCTGACTTACGACCGGCAGAGCGGACCGACGGCATTCCTGACGACGGCCGAGTTCGGCCAGGGGCTGGGACAGGAAACCGCCCTGCCCGAGGTGCCGGAGGATTATCGGTTCGCGCGACTGAACTTCGACATCGCGCATGATCTTGGCGCCGACACCGCCATTCGGCTGCGCAGCGCCGGACAGTATTCCCCAACGCCGCTGCCGGCGGCCGCGCAGTTTTCGCTGGGCGGCGATCCCTATGGCTGGGCGTTTGACGGCGGCACGCTGTCCGGCGCCAGCGGCGCGGCGGCGGCCCTTGAGCTCAGCCACGACATTGAAACCGGCTGGTCGGCGCTTCCGGGCCTGACCTGGACGACGTTTGCGGATTACGGCGTGGTCTGGAACGAAGACGCAAGCGCCGACTATGCGCGCGACGCGCTGGGGTCCGTCGGCGTCGGCGTCAGCGGCATGCTGGCGGAGAAGATGAGTTTTCAGCTGATCGCGGCCGTGCCGTGGTACAGTCCCGACGATGGCGAGGATGAGGGGCTCAGGGTTTTCTTCCGACTGGGCCTGCCGCTCTGA
- a CDS encoding beta-lactamase family protein, with the protein MSQFRASRRHFLATVSLASASLALLSTPALADMLPPSRTPGVPVPPGQIDAAVAALDGIVEDIKARSGVPGLAVAVVHGGETIYAKGFGTRDANGELPVTPDTVFQLASLSKSLGATAVARQVSRDVVSWDSRMRDLLPWFSLSDAAVSERLTIGDLYSHRSGLSDHAGDELEDLGFDRQTILERLRLQPLSPFRTSYAYTNFGLTAAAEAVAEASGMTWSELTEEALFQPLGMTRTSARFDDFMARENRATPHAKTPDGFQALYQREPDAQSPAGGISSTANDMTKWMKMMLADGGDLIRPDALQPAISPQSFSSRPRSPDERAGFYGYGFGVGTDPSGRVVLSHSGAFILGAGTYFALIPSLDVGIVVLSNAAPVGAVEAIGASFTDMVQTGSVTRDWFSGYERLFVGSYTPLGETAGKPFPRAAAAPPPASYLIGRYSHPYFGTVEVVEDAADRLVLLAGPEPKAFPLMPWDGAMMVFDIENENAPAGSRSAATFSGGPDKAETLEVELFVMNGPARFERI; encoded by the coding sequence ATGTCACAGTTCAGGGCTTCGCGCCGCCATTTCCTAGCAACGGTTTCGCTGGCTTCAGCTTCGCTGGCCTTGCTCTCGACTCCGGCACTTGCCGATATGCTGCCGCCGTCACGCACGCCAGGCGTCCCGGTTCCGCCCGGACAGATCGACGCGGCCGTGGCGGCGCTTGACGGCATCGTCGAAGACATCAAGGCCCGCAGCGGCGTGCCCGGCCTTGCCGTCGCCGTGGTTCACGGCGGCGAGACCATCTATGCAAAGGGCTTCGGCACGCGTGACGCCAATGGCGAATTGCCCGTGACGCCCGATACGGTGTTCCAGCTCGCCTCGCTCTCCAAATCTCTCGGCGCGACGGCCGTCGCCCGCCAGGTCAGCCGCGACGTGGTCTCCTGGGACAGCCGCATGCGGGATCTGCTGCCATGGTTTTCGCTCTCCGATGCGGCGGTGAGCGAAAGGCTGACGATCGGCGACCTCTACAGTCATCGCTCCGGCCTGTCGGACCATGCCGGCGATGAACTGGAAGACCTCGGCTTTGACCGCCAGACCATTCTCGAAAGGCTGCGGCTCCAGCCGCTTTCGCCCTTCCGCACCAGTTACGCCTATACCAATTTCGGCCTGACGGCGGCGGCTGAAGCTGTTGCGGAGGCTTCCGGCATGACGTGGAGCGAGCTTACGGAAGAAGCGCTGTTTCAGCCGCTTGGCATGACGCGCACCAGCGCGCGGTTCGACGATTTCATGGCACGCGAAAACCGGGCGACGCCCCATGCCAAGACTCCGGACGGCTTTCAAGCGCTCTACCAGCGCGAGCCCGATGCCCAGTCACCGGCGGGCGGCATCAGCTCGACGGCCAATGACATGACAAAGTGGATGAAGATGATGCTTGCCGATGGCGGCGACCTCATCCGCCCCGATGCCCTGCAGCCGGCGATCAGCCCGCAGAGCTTTTCCAGCAGGCCGCGCAGCCCGGATGAACGCGCGGGCTTTTACGGCTATGGCTTCGGCGTTGGCACCGACCCGAGCGGCCGCGTGGTGCTCAGCCATTCGGGCGCCTTCATCCTGGGGGCCGGCACCTATTTCGCGCTGATTCCTTCGCTCGATGTCGGGATCGTGGTTCTGTCGAACGCCGCTCCGGTGGGCGCGGTCGAGGCGATCGGCGCGAGCTTCACCGACATGGTTCAGACCGGCAGCGTGACGCGCGACTGGTTCTCGGGCTATGAGCGGCTGTTTGTCGGTTCCTACACGCCGCTCGGCGAGACCGCCGGCAAGCCGTTTCCCCGGGCGGCCGCGGCGCCGCCGCCCGCCAGCTATCTGATCGGCCGCTACAGCCATCCCTATTTCGGAACCGTGGAGGTGGTCGAGGACGCGGCCGACCGCCTGGTCTTGCTGGCCGGACCCGAGCCGAAGGCGTTTCCGCTGATGCCGTGGGACGGCGCAATGATGGTGTTCGATATCGAAAATGAGAACGCCCCTGCGGGCTCGCGCTCCGCCGCAACGTTTTCCGGCGGCCCGGACAAGGCGGAAACGCTGGAGGTCGAACTCTTCGTCATGAACGGACCGGCTCGGTTCGAACGGATATAG
- a CDS encoding DUF2207 domain-containing protein has protein sequence MKSCSVFQTVFARRHGKADGGLLVSGKRIITAFLLVLIWLSPALARERIERFESDIAIGATGRLDITETIAIKAEGYRIEHGIFRDLPIAGRTAEGGVDPGALQVLSATLDGKPVPMRVARRSDYIRIFLGDAGTDLEPGVHTFRFAYRTGPQIENRDGHDEFYWNVTGSYWAFPIDNAAATIRLPEGAAATQVAGYTGPLGATRAEVSRGLSPDGGTVDISTYRILDPEEGLTVAVRFPKGFVSEPAAAERFRWWVRRNPGVAISAVGLGALGLIFLFVSRRIRRPGEEQASRYPVVERRKPPRGTTPAQVQYISMRRMLGHSALLATVINLGLRGLMTIVPEGKAWRIVLDKGDPGMLAPEEEALVSGVRAEGGSVLVERKNRQTLRRLYGDFARAVRTTHGRRYYAPNGRWKLAAAFLCSGLAAALALTGMDGEGWILAYGPLLPIVIGLAFAGFDARASADTFSNTAGNGMGGGLVASAGLWLVTGFFTGAFGWATALGLVATPLLFWVFAARIGQPTEEGRAREAEIAGLRLYLERVGDMRHANRSERDALPALLPFAVALNMKSEWSRAFDSVMDAGPGTINPIPFGLHPTFYDTGANGATIFGACQALSTNLTACISPNGSGSGGGFSGGGFSGGGGGGGGGGGW, from the coding sequence ATGAAATCATGCTCGGTTTTCCAGACAGTTTTTGCCCGCCGGCACGGCAAAGCGGATGGCGGGCTTTTGGTCTCGGGGAAGCGGATCATCACGGCCTTCCTGCTTGTGCTGATCTGGCTCTCGCCGGCCTTGGCGCGCGAGCGGATCGAACGTTTCGAAAGCGACATTGCGATCGGCGCGACCGGCCGCCTCGATATCACCGAAACAATCGCGATCAAGGCGGAGGGGTACCGGATCGAACACGGCATCTTTCGCGATCTGCCGATCGCGGGTCGGACGGCGGAGGGCGGCGTCGATCCCGGCGCGCTGCAGGTCCTTTCGGCCACGCTCGACGGCAAGCCGGTGCCCATGCGCGTTGCCCGCCGCAGCGACTATATCCGCATCTTTCTGGGGGATGCCGGAACCGATCTCGAACCGGGCGTTCACACCTTCCGGTTTGCCTATCGCACCGGACCGCAGATCGAAAACCGCGACGGTCACGACGAATTCTACTGGAATGTAACCGGCTCCTACTGGGCCTTCCCGATCGACAACGCCGCCGCGACCATTCGCCTGCCAGAGGGCGCGGCGGCCACGCAGGTCGCCGGCTATACCGGCCCGCTCGGCGCGACGCGCGCGGAAGTGTCCCGCGGCCTCAGCCCGGATGGCGGCACGGTCGATATCTCGACCTACCGTATTCTCGACCCGGAGGAAGGGCTCACGGTCGCTGTCAGGTTCCCGAAGGGCTTCGTCAGCGAGCCGGCGGCCGCCGAGCGGTTCCGGTGGTGGGTGCGTCGCAATCCGGGCGTGGCGATTTCCGCCGTCGGCCTTGGCGCTCTCGGCCTCATATTCCTATTCGTTTCCCGCAGGATCAGGCGGCCCGGAGAAGAGCAAGCATCACGATACCCTGTGGTCGAGCGGCGAAAGCCGCCGCGCGGCACGACGCCTGCTCAGGTGCAGTATATTTCGATGCGGCGGATGCTCGGCCATTCCGCGCTCCTCGCGACGGTCATCAATCTCGGCCTGCGCGGGCTGATGACCATCGTGCCCGAGGGCAAGGCCTGGCGGATCGTGCTGGATAAGGGCGATCCCGGCATGCTGGCGCCCGAGGAGGAAGCGCTGGTTTCGGGCGTGCGCGCCGAAGGCGGCAGCGTCCTGGTCGAGCGCAAGAACCGGCAGACGCTGCGGCGGCTTTACGGCGATTTCGCCCGCGCGGTGCGCACCACCCATGGCCGGCGGTATTACGCGCCGAACGGCAGGTGGAAACTGGCCGCCGCCTTCCTCTGCTCCGGCCTTGCCGCAGCTCTTGCGCTGACCGGCATGGATGGCGAAGGGTGGATCCTCGCCTATGGTCCGCTGCTGCCGATCGTGATCGGCCTTGCCTTTGCGGGCTTCGATGCGCGCGCCTCGGCGGATACGTTCAGCAATACGGCGGGAAACGGCATGGGCGGCGGGCTGGTCGCGAGCGCGGGGCTGTGGCTGGTGACAGGCTTCTTCACCGGCGCCTTCGGCTGGGCGACGGCGCTCGGCCTCGTGGCAACGCCGCTGCTGTTCTGGGTGTTTGCCGCGCGGATCGGCCAGCCGACGGAAGAGGGGCGGGCGCGCGAGGCGGAAATCGCGGGGCTGCGCCTCTATCTCGAACGCGTCGGCGACATGCGCCACGCCAATCGCAGCGAAAGGGACGCGCTTCCCGCCCTTCTGCCGTTTGCGGTGGCGCTCAATATGAAGTCAGAATGGAGCCGCGCCTTCGACAGTGTCATGGACGCCGGCCCCGGCACCATCAACCCGATCCCCTTCGGCCTGCACCCGACCTTTTACGACACGGGCGCGAATGGCGCGACCATCTTTGGCGCCTGTCAGGCCCTCAGCACCAACCTGACGGCCTGCATCTCGCCCAACGGATCGGGCTCGGGAGGCGGTTTTTCGGGGGGTGGCTTCTCCGGCGGGGGCGGCGGAGGCGGTGGCGGTGGTGGCTGGTAA
- a CDS encoding pyridoxamine 5'-phosphate oxidase family protein — translation MSKSEFWKEMDDVRAAMLGIGSARHVPMAPYPNDKEGVIWFITAKGTDLVKAIEAGETESSLIVTGNGEMHARVEGRSEVVQDREKLEELWNPIASSWFDGIDDPDIRLIRFTPDFAEVWATKGAIGFAIQIAKAKVTDEEPDMGDHFEVRF, via the coding sequence ATGTCAAAATCCGAATTCTGGAAAGAAATGGACGACGTTCGCGCCGCGATGCTGGGCATTGGTTCGGCCCGCCATGTGCCGATGGCACCCTACCCCAATGACAAGGAAGGGGTAATCTGGTTCATCACCGCAAAGGGCACTGATCTGGTGAAGGCGATCGAGGCCGGCGAGACCGAGAGTTCGCTGATCGTCACCGGTAATGGCGAGATGCATGCCCGCGTCGAGGGACGGTCCGAGGTGGTCCAGGACCGGGAAAAGCTCGAGGAGCTCTGGAATCCGATTGCTTCAAGCTGGTTCGATGGCATCGACGATCCCGACATCCGGCTGATCCGGTTTACGCCGGACTTCGCCGAGGTCTGGGCCACCAAGGGCGCGATCGGGTTTGCCATCCAGATCGCAAAGGCCAAGGTGACGGACGAGGAGCCCGATATGGGCGACCATTTCGAGGTCCGCTTCTAG
- a CDS encoding DUF2339 domain-containing protein: MTSFFEFLVLILVLALIASNAGMRKRMKRLEDAQRSLLARLEQLECRGDAATAVTAEEPERAMAERAEDAAQTTEPETARSPEESGSTDAGKMPPATGGPPRAFVFTGALLQTFGGWLRQNWTIALAALSLALGGIFMVQYGVENGLLTPVWRVFGALMLGVALVGAGEGLRRRFGDETTPSTRYLPSVFAGAGLVTLFAAVLAARLLYGLVSAEMTLAGLVLLSILAVALGWLYGSVLSAVGIIGATAAPFLVGGSAESGWLFFYYFAFIAIAGLAVDSVKRWAWVSALVLTATAMAATGLYLATGGLIHYTVFLALSWLAAVILPVQSFVPSHAGQTVLATLAGLKPRADFPTRVVAAMTLFVSGAGLLLSTDAPSATEACFAFLLIAFVLAATLLWMRRAEALRDMSFLPAAAFLSVPVLQVVERGPLFASFVAALQPPADATAGSSAFITFALILSVGASLMAFWRMTRCGEDQNTALGFALGAAAFAPATAFIFEFLWSPAAAFGDYLWSIHLLAVSAVMALLTDRTLRAEERSRRQMRAALFAIAALSMLALALFVVLTKAALTLALGVVVVLTIALDRRFDLALIGLFTKAALAIIAFRLVANPGFFWAVRSDTSWLALLEAYGGTLVLLYAGWRLTVSRARQSVQAAIETTTWTVAAVFACAVLQRLVPDEPGLLAAVMAVAMLAQINRVPTTGRWLRLFRLGLALLFGLVSAALIAVPLTISNPLLFRFHPVTGPMVFDSLALSYLPLAAVLAIGAWRIVNLGPWLRTGLVSISSLLAGFYLVCEIRRFWHGPDLSAPGVTQPELYSYTIALLIVCAILLAVSFSRRSNVLRKVAMAAAGLTIAKVFLIDISGLEGLLRVVSLIGLGLALAGLGWLDRVMNLRWNSMAGPREASGGGQDR; encoded by the coding sequence ATGACATCGTTCTTCGAGTTTCTGGTTCTCATCCTTGTTCTGGCGCTGATCGCGTCCAACGCCGGGATGCGGAAGCGGATGAAGAGACTGGAGGATGCTCAGCGGAGCCTTCTGGCGCGGCTGGAGCAACTGGAATGCCGCGGTGATGCCGCCACGGCCGTCACGGCCGAAGAGCCGGAAAGAGCGATGGCGGAGCGGGCGGAGGACGCGGCCCAAACGACAGAACCGGAAACGGCCCGGTCACCTGAGGAATCAGGATCGACGGACGCCGGAAAGATGCCCCCAGCCACCGGCGGCCCGCCGCGGGCCTTCGTCTTTACCGGAGCGTTGCTGCAGACGTTCGGCGGATGGCTGCGCCAGAATTGGACAATCGCGCTCGCGGCGCTTTCGCTGGCGCTGGGCGGCATCTTCATGGTGCAATATGGCGTCGAAAACGGGCTTCTGACGCCGGTCTGGCGGGTTTTCGGGGCGCTGATGCTGGGCGTGGCGCTGGTGGGCGCCGGCGAAGGGCTTCGCCGCCGCTTCGGCGACGAGACGACGCCGTCAACGCGCTACCTGCCCTCCGTCTTTGCAGGCGCGGGTCTGGTGACGCTGTTTGCCGCCGTGCTTGCCGCCCGTCTTCTCTATGGACTGGTTTCCGCCGAGATGACGCTGGCCGGGCTGGTTCTGCTCAGCATTCTCGCGGTTGCGCTCGGCTGGCTTTACGGCTCGGTCCTGAGCGCCGTCGGCATTATCGGGGCCACCGCCGCGCCGTTTCTGGTCGGCGGCAGTGCGGAGAGCGGCTGGCTGTTTTTCTATTATTTCGCCTTCATCGCCATTGCCGGCCTTGCGGTGGACAGCGTCAAGCGCTGGGCATGGGTCTCCGCCCTCGTGCTGACCGCAACGGCGATGGCCGCAACCGGACTTTACCTCGCGACCGGCGGCCTGATCCACTATACGGTCTTTCTTGCTCTCTCCTGGCTGGCGGCTGTGATCCTCCCGGTGCAGAGCTTTGTGCCCTCCCATGCCGGCCAGACGGTTCTGGCGACACTTGCGGGTCTCAAGCCGCGCGCCGATTTCCCCACCCGGGTCGTCGCGGCCATGACGCTGTTCGTCAGCGGCGCCGGCCTTCTCCTGTCCACCGATGCGCCATCCGCGACAGAGGCCTGTTTTGCCTTTCTGCTCATCGCCTTCGTCCTCGCGGCGACGCTTTTATGGATGCGCCGTGCGGAAGCGCTGAGGGACATGTCGTTCCTGCCTGCCGCCGCGTTTCTGTCCGTGCCTGTCCTGCAGGTCGTCGAGCGCGGTCCGCTGTTCGCGTCATTCGTTGCCGCGCTGCAGCCTCCGGCAGATGCAACAGCCGGGTCTTCCGCTTTCATCACCTTCGCCCTGATCCTGTCCGTCGGTGCATCTCTGATGGCCTTCTGGCGGATGACCCGTTGCGGGGAGGACCAAAACACGGCGCTCGGGTTTGCGCTGGGCGCGGCGGCGTTTGCCCCGGCGACCGCCTTCATTTTCGAATTTCTGTGGTCGCCCGCGGCGGCTTTCGGGGATTATCTCTGGAGCATCCATCTCCTGGCGGTATCGGCCGTCATGGCGCTGCTGACCGACCGGACGTTGCGCGCGGAGGAGCGCAGCCGGCGCCAGATGCGCGCGGCGCTTTTCGCCATTGCCGCGCTCTCGATGCTGGCGCTGGCGCTGTTCGTGGTGCTCACGAAGGCGGCCCTCACGCTGGCGCTCGGCGTTGTCGTCGTCCTCACGATCGCGCTCGACCGGCGGTTCGACCTTGCCCTGATCGGCCTCTTCACCAAGGCGGCGCTCGCCATCATCGCCTTCCGGCTGGTGGCCAATCCCGGCTTTTTCTGGGCCGTGCGCAGCGACACGTCGTGGCTGGCGCTGCTTGAAGCCTATGGCGGCACGCTGGTGCTGCTTTATGCCGGATGGCGCCTCACGGTGTCGCGCGCACGTCAGTCGGTTCAGGCGGCCATCGAGACCACCACGTGGACGGTCGCCGCCGTCTTCGCCTGCGCGGTGTTGCAGCGGCTGGTGCCGGATGAGCCGGGGCTTCTGGCCGCCGTGATGGCCGTCGCCATGCTGGCGCAGATCAACCGGGTGCCGACCACGGGCAGGTGGCTGAGACTGTTCCGGCTGGGTCTCGCCTTGCTCTTCGGCCTCGTTTCCGCCGCGCTGATTGCCGTGCCGCTGACGATTTCAAATCCCCTGCTGTTCCGGTTCCACCCCGTCACGGGCCCGATGGTTTTCGACAGTCTTGCGCTCAGCTACCTGCCGCTCGCGGCCGTGCTGGCGATCGGCGCCTGGAGGATCGTCAATCTCGGGCCGTGGCTGCGGACCGGCCTTGTCAGCATATCGAGCCTGCTGGCCGGTTTTTATCTCGTTTGCGAAATCCGCCGGTTCTGGCACGGGCCCGACCTTTCGGCGCCCGGCGTCACCCAGCCGGAGCTCTACAGCTACACGATCGCGCTCTTGATCGTCTGCGCAATCCTGCTCGCCGTCAGCTTCTCCAGGCGCTCCAACGTCCTGCGCAAGGTCGCCATGGCCGCGGCCGGACTGACGATCGCGAAGGTCTTCCTCATCGATATTTCCGGCCTGGAAGGGCTTTTACGGGTCGTCTCCCTCATCGGGCTCGGACTGGCGCTCGCCGGTCTTGGCTGGCTCGACCGTGTGATGAACCTGCGCTGGAACAGCATGGCGGGGCCGCGCGAAGCTTCGGGCGGCGGGCAAGATCGATAG
- a CDS encoding ABC transporter substrate-binding protein, whose translation MKKLGLWTIGAVAGALISSAAFAETITVYTSYEEDEAAAFLEKAKEAMPDIDVNLLRLSTGDLAARIIAEKANPQHDVLWGFAVTSMVNPQIEETLEAYEPKGIDTVPAQFRDPDNKWFAVTGYMAAFCVNNERLEAEGLEMPTSWADLTDPSFADEVVMPNPASSGTGYIQIDALLQMMGEDEGWTFLDKLDKNVAQYIKSGSRPCNVASMGEYTVGASYAMRAIKNIEEGYPITMVVPSEGAGNELEGNALVASSEHKDAAKRFLDWTLSPEAATAYYDWKTIVTVPGGDVPERFISAGLPEDVPAALFPVDFRAAAEDRTEIINTWQERYER comes from the coding sequence ATGAAGAAACTTGGTTTGTGGACGATCGGTGCGGTGGCCGGCGCGCTGATTTCGAGCGCGGCGTTCGCCGAGACCATCACGGTTTACACGTCCTACGAAGAGGACGAGGCCGCGGCCTTTCTTGAAAAGGCAAAGGAGGCCATGCCCGATATCGACGTCAATCTTCTGAGGCTCTCCACCGGCGATCTCGCCGCCCGCATCATCGCGGAAAAGGCCAATCCCCAGCATGACGTGCTGTGGGGTTTTGCGGTGACCTCGATGGTCAACCCGCAGATCGAGGAGACGCTGGAAGCCTATGAGCCGAAGGGCATCGATACCGTTCCCGCGCAGTTCCGCGACCCCGACAACAAGTGGTTTGCGGTCACCGGTTACATGGCCGCGTTCTGCGTCAACAACGAGCGCCTCGAGGCCGAGGGGCTGGAAATGCCGACCTCCTGGGCCGATCTGACCGACCCGTCCTTTGCCGATGAAGTCGTCATGCCCAACCCGGCAAGCTCGGGCACCGGCTATATCCAGATCGACGCGCTGCTGCAGATGATGGGCGAAGACGAAGGCTGGACCTTCCTCGACAAGCTCGACAAGAATGTCGCGCAGTACATCAAGTCCGGCTCCCGCCCCTGCAACGTCGCCTCGATGGGCGAGTACACCGTCGGCGCCTCCTACGCCATGCGCGCCATCAAGAACATCGAGGAAGGCTACCCGATCACCATGGTCGTGCCGTCCGAAGGCGCTGGCAACGAGCTGGAAGGCAATGCGCTTGTCGCCTCCTCCGAGCATAAGGATGCCGCCAAGCGCTTCCTCGACTGGACGCTCAGCCCCGAAGCGGCCACGGCCTATTATGACTGGAAGACGATCGTGACAGTTCCGGGCGGCGATGTGCCGGAGCGGTTCATTTCCGCCGGCCTGCCCGAGGATGTTCCGGCCGCGCTGTTCCCGGTCGACTTCCGCGCGGCGGCTGAAGACCGAACGGAAATCATCAACACCTGGCAGGAACGCTACGAGCGCTAA
- a CDS encoding alpha/beta hydrolase, with the protein MRRSGQLRLRAVLTFALVLTAAAGFLLWRLADHDLDRRNSERFDFVSAGAPVSGTLWLPDETPRAAVVLVHGDGAQDRTSEGGYAPLINAMLDRGIAVASWDKPGVGSSAGNWLQQTMEERADETRIALQLLARRFDGLVHGAVGFSQAGWVLPQLSSNDADFVVLVGAAVSWQDQGDYYTRTRLAREGLDPPAVDLAIAEQKLEDARIFGPEAASAPAGMPADRWQFIRINRYADARAALARLDLPLLAIWGANDLNVEPERNAAIFGEFVSGRNSHSEIIIWPGATHGLLKSSAYNWQLADDWSRFAIMRFVLEGRHAFAPGALDTITEWILARGKFGASVRQPS; encoded by the coding sequence ATGCGGAGATCGGGTCAATTGAGATTACGCGCGGTTCTGACGTTCGCTCTCGTTTTGACCGCCGCCGCGGGCTTTCTCCTTTGGCGGCTGGCCGATCATGACCTCGACCGGCGCAACAGCGAGCGCTTCGACTTCGTATCCGCGGGCGCGCCCGTGTCGGGCACGCTCTGGCTTCCCGACGAGACGCCAAGGGCAGCCGTCGTCCTCGTCCATGGCGACGGCGCCCAGGATCGCACGTCAGAAGGCGGATACGCTCCGCTGATCAACGCCATGCTCGATCGAGGCATCGCGGTGGCGTCCTGGGACAAGCCTGGCGTCGGTTCGTCTGCAGGTAACTGGCTGCAACAGACCATGGAAGAGCGTGCGGACGAAACGCGCATTGCGCTTCAGCTGCTGGCCCGGCGTTTCGATGGCCTTGTACACGGGGCTGTCGGCTTTTCGCAGGCAGGCTGGGTGCTGCCGCAGCTTTCATCCAACGATGCGGATTTTGTCGTTCTGGTCGGAGCGGCCGTGTCCTGGCAGGATCAGGGGGACTATTACACGCGCACGCGGCTTGCGCGCGAGGGGCTTGATCCGCCGGCGGTCGATCTGGCGATTGCCGAACAGAAGCTGGAAGACGCGCGCATCTTCGGGCCGGAGGCGGCCAGTGCGCCGGCCGGGATGCCCGCGGATCGCTGGCAGTTCATCAGGATCAACCGATACGCCGATGCGCGCGCTGCGCTTGCCCGGCTCGATCTGCCCTTGCTTGCCATCTGGGGCGCAAACGACCTGAATGTCGAGCCTGAGCGCAATGCGGCAATCTTTGGTGAATTCGTTTCCGGGCGGAATAGCCATAGCGAGATCATCATCTGGCCCGGGGCCACGCATGGCCTTTTGAAATCATCCGCCTACAACTGGCAACTGGCCGATGACTGGTCTCGGTTTGCAATCATGCGCTTTGTCCTTGAGGGCCGTCACGCCTTTGCGCCCGGTGCGCTCGACACGATAACCGAATGGATCCTGGCCAGAGGCAAATTCGGAGCGTCGGTGCGGCAACCATCATGA